A single Ornithodoros turicata isolate Travis unplaced genomic scaffold, ASM3712646v1 Chromosome20, whole genome shotgun sequence DNA region contains:
- the LOC135373043 gene encoding uncharacterized protein LOC135373043: MEDKSGTRSTAFLIAKTTLVPLKAQTIPRLELIACLVGGRLSAYLKATFEACPTQIHFWTDSKIALCWIQGDANRWKQFVQNRVREIREITNSAEWRYCNTKDNPADMLTRGITADKLIDSQRWWTGPNWISCDQRQWPTSCMDSENFGKVELKEKVSRDVIQMLTATVGKIVDMKRYSPAKKLHHVIAWVLRFVAKLKNGVRKVNLLAHKRYEKPKIIVLKIVQQNAFHAEIPVVQSQRPSPAKSPLQGYSLFLDGEGILRMTGRLQESDLPFAQKRPIVLPKQDPYSESIIRNCHLDVLHGGMRDTLVQVREKYWIVRARQAVKKISCVVCQRYNAQASRQTPAPLPASRVSQSEPFTLTGLDFAGPLIVRTSLSTRQMYFVIFVCATMRPVHLEVVQDMATPTFLLAFRRFVARRGIPSKVYSDNAYTFPKSNKELKKLWKTITADGVEEKITDWAIDWRYNVPYAPWWGGFYERLIRSVKVALKKTIGARCLNETELTTIVTEIEAVINSRPLTFVYDDQEIRPLFPAAFLTGKRLTILPASNTGDMPESSADTIQRCWRQRAESLRTVWGKWSREYLTELRNLWSKRRGRALQEGDLVIVREDCRPRQRWTTGRISRCLPGRDQKSRAFEVKLPNGSTIVRCDELLYKLEV; this comes from the coding sequence ATGGAAGACAAGTCTGGGACGCGAAGCACTGCGTTTCTCATCGCAAAGACAACACTCGTTCCTCTAAAGGCGCAGACGATACCTCGACTTGAGCTGATAGCTTGTCTCGTCGGAGGAAGGTTGTCCGCGTACCTGAAAGCAACGTTTGAAGCATGTCCCACGCAAATTCATTTCTGGACGGACTCAAAGATTGCGCTCTGTTGGATACAAGGGGACGCCAACCGCTGGAAGCAGTTCGTTCAAAACAGAGTGAGGGAAATTCGAGAAATCACAAACTCCGCGGAATGGAGATACTGCAACACAAAGGATAACCCGGCGGATATGCTGACCAGAGGCATCACTGCAGACAAATTGATTGATAGCCAGCGGTGGTGGACGGGACCAAACTGGATTTCGTGCGACCAACGCCAATGGCCTACGTCGTGCATGGACAGTGAAAATTTCGGGAAGGTAGAGCTGAAAGAAAAGGTCTCACGAGACGTGATTCAGATGCTAACCGCAACAGTTGGGAAAATCGTCGACATGAAGAGGTACAGCCCAGCAAAGAAGCTACATCATGTGATAGCCTGGGTCTTGCGATTCGTAGCCAAGCTGAAAAACGGAGTGAGGAAGGTGAACCTGTTAGCTCACAAGAGGTACGAGAAGCCGAAAATTATTGTCCTGAAGATCGTGCAGCAGAACGCGTTTCATGCAGAAATACCAGTGGTTCAGAGTCAAAGACCGTCGCCTGCGAAATCGCCCCTACAAGGGTACAGTCTGTTTTTGGACGGCGAAGGGATCCTCAGGATGACTGGCAGACTACAAGAAAGCGACCTACCCTTCGCTCAAAAGCGTCCTATTGTGCTACCAAAGCAGGACCCCTACTCTGAATCTATCATCAGAAACTGCCATTTGGATGTGTTACACGGCGGTATGCGAGATACCCTAGTACAAGTGCGAGAGAAGTACTGGATAGTACGTGCTAGGCAAGCTGTCAAGAAGATTAGTTGCGTCGTATGTCAACGCTACAATGCGCAGGCTTCAAGACAAACCCCAGCGCCGCTGCCAGCGTCAAGGGTATCGCAGTCAGAGCCGTTTACACTTACTGGACTTGACTTCGCAGGACCACTGATTGTGAGGACGAGCCTATCAACGAGGCAGATGTACTTCGTGATATTCGTATGCGCAACAATGAGGCCGGTACACCTGGAAGTAGTGCAGGATATGGCCACGCCAACATTTTTGCTGGCTTTCCGAAGATTTGTTGCACGACGTGGAATACCGAGCAAGGTGTACAGCGACAATGCGTATACTTTCCCAAAGAGCAACAAAGAGTTGAAGAAATTGTGGAAAACTATAACTGCAGATGGTGTCGAGGAGAAGATCACTGACTGGGCAATTGATTGGCGATACAATGTTCCGTACGCTCCCTGGTGGGGCGGATTTTATGAGCGACTCATCAGATCCGTCAAGGTGGCATTGAAAAAGACCATCGGCGCAAGGTGCCTGAACGAGACAGAGCTCACCACTATCGTTACCGAGATAGAAGCTGTCATAAACTCGCGGCCCCTCACTTTTGTTTATGACGATCAAGAGATCCGCCCACTGTTTCCTGCAGCGTTCCTTACGGGAAAGAGACTAACGATACTACCAGCTTCTAACACAGGCGACATGCCGGAAAGCTCAGCCGACACCATACAACGTTGCTGGAGGCAACGAGCGGAAAGCTTACGTACTGTCTGGGGGAAATGGTCACGGGAGTACCTTACAGAACTGAGGAATCTTTGGAGCAAACGTCGTGGTAGAGCATTACAAGAGGGCGACTTGGTCATCGTACGCGAAGACTGCAGGCCGAGGCAAAggtggacaacaggaaggattTCGCGATGCCTGCCAGGAAGGGACCAGAAATCACGGGCATTCGAAGTTAAGCTGCCCAACGGGTCAACTATCGTCCGATGTGACGAACTTTTGTATAAACTTGAAGTGTGA
- the LOC135373042 gene encoding uncharacterized protein LOC135373042, with translation MAFWEQFRQVIHDNGRLSVCEKFSYLRSALTGKAAAAISGLPPTERCYNDALFEILKGRYGNEALQTEDHMTRLMGLQPVRSYQDAKGLRKLYDELSPHIRALKALGVSEESFSSMLYSLMLRLIPQGIVVEFNRRVLEAENGSPEEEGSPEETPNGQGDRENPTPSSGEHVAKLRKFIKFLRVEVECLERTLTAQGTRKDTGDGFPKMKGARKQRTKGSARLSSAAALVNTTDQLSDCFFCKSRDHRTTEYDAQMSQDDKLRRLQETGRCFRCTWPNHVSRKCWRKVKCGKWQGRQAASVCNHRRGDEEVIQDRAANGTTQLSLELLNEDYAPTTVLQTTVAWCKGEKEQLKCKVMFDTGSQRPFVTKQIAQTLHCRTVGEETLKVGVFGGQEEERLYRQVRLKLQSLYDENEYDLEVLVMDTICTQRTRRPGSGILDQMKERQLAVQHLTCAESQGQVQVLIGTDVYWDLVTGKVIRLGRALRAVETRLGWTVHGATSEAEGVTSPIKHWFYEFLLIRTSRITTCRSFGNWKQLESD, from the coding sequence ATGGCATTTTGGGAACAGTTTCGGCAGGTCATTCATGACAATGGGAGGCTTTCCGTTTGCGAGAAGTTCAGCTACTTGAGGTCAGCTCTCACTGGGAAAGCTGCAGCAGCAATATCTGGACTGCCACCTACAGAAAGGTGCTACAATGACGCACTTTTTGAAATTCTGAAAGGTCGTTACGGGAATGAAGCCCTGCAAACAGAGGACCACATGACGAGGCTCATGGGATTACAACCAGTCAGGTCCTACCAGGATGCAAAGGGTCTCAGGAAGCTCTATGATGAGCTGTCACCGCATATAAGAGCTCTGAAGGCATTAGGAGTCTCGGAGGAGTCGTTTTCGTCAATGTTGTACTCTCTAATGCTTCGCCTGATACCGCAAGGCATCGTTGTGGAATTCAACAGAAGGGTGCTGGAGGCAGAAAATGGATCTCCAGAGGAAGAGGGATCTCCAGAGGAGACGCCCAACGGACAAGGTGACAGAGAAAATCCAACGCCTTCCAGCGGGGAGCACGTCGCTAAGCTACGTAAATTCATCAAGTTCCTACGAGTGGAGGTAGAATGCTTGGAAAGAACGCTTACTGCTCAAGGAACAAGAAAAGATACAGGAGATGGATTTCCAAAAATGAAAGGCGCTCGAAAGCAGCGTACAAAGGGATCAGCGAGACTTTCGTCAGCAGCAGCACTGGTCAACACTACAGATCAGCTGTCGGATTGTTTCTTTTGCAAGTCACGGGATCACCGGACCACGGAGTACGACGCACAGATGTCACAGGATGACAAGCTTCGAAGGCTGCAGGAGACAGGGCGATGTTTCCGATGCACCTGGCCAAACCACGTATCGAGGAAATGTTGGAGGAAGGTGAAATGCGGTAAGTGGCAAGGAAGGCAAGCGGCTTCGGTGTGCAATCATCGTAGAGGAGATGAAGAGGTGATTCAAGACCGCGCAGCGAATGGAACAACTCAACTGAGTTTAGAGCTGTTGAACGAAGATTATGCTCCTACGACTGTTTTGCAGACCACAGTTGCTTGGTGCAAAGGGGAAAAGGAGCAACTGAAATGTAAGGTGATGTTCGACACCGGCAGTCAACGACCGTTCGTGACCAAGCAGATCGCCCAGACGCTCCACTGCAGGACGGTGGGAGAAGAGACTCTAAAAGTAGGAGTGTTTGGAGGGCAAGAGGAAGAGCGGCTATATAGACAGGTTCGACTGAAACTGCAAAGTCTGTACGACGAGAACGAGTACGACCTGGAAGTCCTGGTAATGGATACCATATGTACACAGCGGACACGAAGGCCGGGATCCGGAATCCTGGACCAGATGAAAGAGAGACAGCTAGCAGTTCAACATTTGACGTGCGCAGAAAGCCAAGGACAAGTGCAAGTTCTCATCGGCACAGACGTGTACTGGGATCTGGTGACAGGAAAAGTGATCAGGTTAGGACGAGCACTGAGAGCAGTAGAGACGCGGCTGGGATGGACAGTGCACGGGGCTACTTCAGAAGCGGAAGGAGTCACGAGTCCAATCAAGCACTGGTTCTATGAGTTTCTGCTAATCAGGACCAGCAGGATAACTACGTGCAGAAGTTTTGGCAACTGGAAGCAATTGGAGTCGGACTAG